A genome region from Triticum aestivum cultivar Chinese Spring chromosome 2B, IWGSC CS RefSeq v2.1, whole genome shotgun sequence includes the following:
- the LOC123047067 gene encoding peptidyl-tRNA hydrolase 2, mitochondrial, with translation MGATTSVLSLPVAASFPGAATAIAGAAGCFALGYFLALARFPIHAAAAPDSGDDDSEDDSDEDDDENSGRARPAKRAAGRKRTGLRLLFWSRNVVTKSDSAREAERAQVQTASAPLEIENLAKIIEDFKMVLVVRNDLKMGKGKIAAQCSHATLGLFKKLQQRAPKSLRRWERCGQVKVVVKVESEEDMLVLQGRAKSMNLPTHITIDAGRTQIAPNSRTVMAILGPADMVDDVTGGLKLL, from the exons ATGGGCGCCACCACCTCCGTCCTCTCTCTCCCCGTGGCCGCCTCCTTCCCTGGCGCGGCCACCGCTATCGCGGGCGCCGCCGGCTGCTTCGCCCTCGGCTACTTCCTCGCCCTCGCCCGCTTCCccatccacgccgccgccgcccccgactCTGGCGACGACGATTCCGAGGACGACTCGGACGAAGATGATGACGAAAATTCCGGCCGCGCCCGGCCGGCGAAGCGAGCCGCCGGGCGGAAGCGGACCGGGCTCAGGCTGCTGTTCTGGTCCCGAAACGTGGTGACCAAGTCCGACTCCGCCAGGGAAGCCGAGAGGGCGCAGGTCCAGACCGCCTCCGCCCCCCTGGAGATCGAAAACCTCGCCAAGATAATAGAGGATTTCAAGATG GTGCTTGTGGTGAGAAACGACCTGAAGATGGGAAAGGGGAAAATCGCTGCGCAATGCAG CCATGCAACACTGGGCTTGTTTAAGAAACTCCAACAGAGAGCACCAAAGTCATTACGAAG ATGGGAGAGGTGTGGTCAAGTCAAGGTGGTTGTGAAAGTAGAAAGCGAGGAAGATATGCTGGTTTTACAA GGGAGAGCAAAATCTATGAATCTGCCAACTCACATTACCATTGATGCTGGAAGGACACAGATTGCACCTA ATTCCAGAACAGTCATGGCTATTCTTG GGCCGGCTGACATGGTAGACGATGTCACTGGTGGTCTGAAGCTCTTATGA
- the LOC123047068 gene encoding endonuclease 4-like: protein MGLLLLLHVVLVAAAVGAPAAQAWGKEGHYMTCKIADGFLTKEALAGVKALLPSSAKGELAKVCSWADNQRFRYRWSSPLHFADTPKDCKFSYARDCHDTKGNKDACVVGAINNYTAALQDPSSPYDRTESLMFLAHFVGDVHQPLHCGHVEDLGGNTILVRWYRRKSNLHHVWDVDVIEQAMKDFYGKDXXXXXXDYAHLLQKDWSGEEKQWEACRSKTKTTCADKYAQESAALACDAYKGVKQDSTLGDEYYSAALPVVEKRIAQGGVRLAAILNRIFSRNGRPQSI from the exons AtggggttgctgctgctgcttcacGTCGTCCTGGTCGCGGCGGCGGTGGGAGCCCCAGCGGCGCAGGCGTGGGGCAAGGAGGGCCACTACATGACCTGCAAGATCGCCGAC GGTTTCCTGACGAAGGAGGCGTTGGCGGGGGTGAAGGCTCTCCTCCCGTCGTCGGCTAAAGGCGAGCTCGCGAAGGTGTGCTCGTGGGCAGACAACCAGCGCTTCCGGTACCGGTGGTCGAGCCCCTTGCATTTTGCGGACACCCCCAAAGACTGCAAGTTCAGCTACGCCA GGGACTGCCACGACACCAAGGGTAACAAGGACGCGTGCGTGGTCGGGGCCATCAACAACTACACCGCCGCGCTCCAGGACCCGTCCAGCCCAT ATGATCGGACGGAGAGCCTGATGTTCCTGGCCCACTTCGTGGGCGACGTGCACCAGCCGCTGCACTGCGGCCACGTGGAAGACCTCGGCGGCAACACCATCCTCGTCCGCTGGTACAGGAGGAAGAGCAACCTGCATCAC GTGTGGGACGTGGACGTCATCGAGCAGGCCATGAAGGACTTCTACGGCAAAGACCNNNNNNNNNNNNNNN GTGATTATGCTCATCTCTTGCAGAAGGACTGGTCCGGCGAGGAGAAGCAGTGGGAGGCGTGCCGCAGCAAAACCAAGACCACCTGCGCTGACAA GTACGCTCAGGAGAGTGCGGCGCTCGCCTGCGACGCGTACAAGGGCGTCAAGCAGGACTCCACCTTAGGAG ATGAGTACTACTCCGCGGCGCTGCCGGTCGTTGAGAAGAGGATCGCTCAGGGCGGCGTCAGGCTGGCGGCCATCCTCAACCGGATCTTCAGCCGGAACGGCAGGCCGCAGAGCATCTGA